A DNA window from Actinokineospora baliensis contains the following coding sequences:
- a CDS encoding pyrroline-5-carboxylate reductase family protein has product MAGRIGLIGAGNSARALARGWGEPVLSTDAGSGRARRLVAEVGGEVPGSNRELAERAAFVVLCHKPEQLDEVAAEIDGHARAVVSALAGVTISAMRAAYPNTPVLRVNFNLPVEVRQGMLSTPPVQPAPDDIVEEVIGRFAELGTLIHLEERLFPVASMVSGVGPAYLSLWLEAQIDSAVRHGLDRARATTLAIRAMAGTAALLERFDDDPVALRRAVTSPGGVTASGLAVLEKAGLRAAVLSAAEEVGEWMRRRA; this is encoded by the coding sequence ATGGCGGGACGCATCGGTCTGATCGGCGCGGGCAACTCGGCCCGCGCCCTGGCCCGCGGCTGGGGTGAACCGGTGCTGAGCACCGATGCGGGCTCCGGGCGCGCCAGGCGGTTGGTCGCCGAGGTCGGCGGCGAGGTGCCCGGCAGCAACCGGGAGTTGGCCGAGCGGGCGGCGTTCGTGGTCCTGTGCCACAAACCCGAGCAGTTGGACGAGGTCGCCGCGGAGATCGACGGGCACGCCCGAGCCGTTGTCTCGGCACTTGCCGGGGTGACCATCAGCGCGATGCGCGCGGCCTACCCCAACACGCCGGTGCTGCGGGTCAACTTCAACCTCCCGGTCGAAGTCCGGCAGGGCATGCTCAGCACACCGCCGGTCCAGCCCGCACCCGACGACATCGTCGAGGAGGTGATCGGCCGCTTCGCCGAGTTGGGCACGCTCATCCACCTCGAGGAGCGGCTGTTCCCGGTGGCGTCGATGGTGTCCGGCGTGGGCCCGGCGTACCTGTCGCTGTGGCTGGAGGCGCAGATCGACTCCGCTGTCCGGCACGGTCTCGACCGCGCTCGCGCGACCACGCTTGCCATCCGCGCCATGGCGGGCACCGCAGCGCTGCTGGAACGGTTCGACGACGACCCGGTTGCGCTGCGCCGGGCGGTCACATCCCCGGGGGGCGTGACCGCCAGCGGCTTGGCGGTCCTGGAGAAGGCGGGCCTGCGGGCCGCAGTGCTCAGCGCGGCTGAGGAGGTCGGGGAGTGGATGCGCCGCCGCGCGTGA
- a CDS encoding non-ribosomal peptide synthetase, giving the protein MAVAQEPLTRGQLRAWAVQQVVADPAAHASALCYDIPAEVDAQVLERALRDVVDRHDVLRTWVVVEDGEPTRSVEPAGSFRLVVVDLRADPDPVARARALVVDFAERQVTPALGGPVLRALLVRVDDRRDLLAVVVHHIAWDTGSRAALHRELSQSYAEYAAGREPAGKVLRFADIAAGEAAEPDPAALAYWRDRLDGSPDHLALPFDRPRSPTRGLRAGEVGFEIAPEVVARLDGLARGQGASLFEVGLACYQALLARYCATTDVVVGVPAGDRPLLGGQRAIGPLDNPVAIRTEITGDPPLHRLVEAVRAEVAAAAAAAVPFDQVVAHLRAPRDLSKHPVFQAWFELCDEVDPLRLAGVEATRFALGTDRQLVDLALRWELLPSGAVSGTFGYATDLFDRATITRFADHYLNFLFAAAEHPGRPLSSVQIFFAGEWDEQIHAANRTDAPLPPHPTVAAWFEDQVARTPGATALVAGQRSFSYAELNARANRLAHHLRGQGIGVGSLVALCLPREADMVVAVLAVFKAGAAYLPVDPGQPAARIAYYLGDAGANLVLTKSNVLNRLPAERPRTVVVEDIADELAAAPAHNPGPHATENDLAYVVYTSGSTGAPKGVAMPHRPLLNLIAWQVRWSAAPGPTWQFAALSFDPSFKELFGTLVAGETAVLVDDVQRTDPDELLTLLRSAGVRRMLFCPPMVLDVLALSAVPLDEQPPLREITTGGDRLRLTATTKKWLEQLPGLSLTNGYGLTETHLVTAARLTGDVTGWPEHPPVGAPLSNVRVYLLDHAMRPVPVGAVGEIFVGGAGVSWGYLGRPAATARRFLPDPFADAPGARLYRSGDLARRGQDGALEFLGRADHQVKVRGHRIEPAEVEAALMAFHPTPRAALVVPVDRDDDVRLAAYVVPADEVPPGGGTGAAAIRAHLRATLPSALQPAHVMLLPELPMTSRGKVDRSRLPAPDEAGAAGGPLTRAQAAVADIWRHLLGTPRIGPDDNFFELGGHSLLVPRVCHALLERFGARVAPRALFENQTVREVAAVVAHEEGNKRWRDASV; this is encoded by the coding sequence ATGGCCGTGGCCCAGGAGCCGCTGACCCGCGGCCAACTGCGGGCGTGGGCGGTGCAGCAGGTGGTCGCCGACCCCGCCGCGCACGCGTCGGCGCTGTGCTACGACATCCCGGCCGAGGTGGACGCCCAGGTGCTCGAACGCGCGCTCCGCGACGTCGTGGACCGCCACGATGTTCTGCGCACCTGGGTCGTGGTCGAGGACGGCGAACCCACCAGGTCCGTCGAACCCGCCGGGTCGTTCCGGCTCGTCGTGGTGGACCTGCGCGCTGATCCGGACCCCGTCGCGCGGGCCAGGGCGCTGGTGGTCGACTTCGCCGAGCGACAGGTCACCCCCGCGCTCGGTGGCCCGGTCCTGCGTGCGCTGTTGGTGCGCGTGGACGACCGCAGGGACCTGTTGGCGGTGGTCGTCCACCACATCGCGTGGGACACCGGGTCCCGGGCGGCCCTGCACCGCGAGCTGTCCCAGAGCTATGCCGAGTACGCGGCAGGCCGGGAGCCCGCCGGGAAGGTTCTGCGGTTCGCCGACATCGCGGCGGGGGAGGCGGCCGAACCCGATCCCGCCGCGCTGGCGTACTGGCGCGACCGGCTCGACGGTTCCCCGGACCACCTCGCGCTCCCCTTCGACCGACCCCGCTCGCCCACGCGCGGGTTGCGTGCGGGCGAGGTCGGGTTCGAGATCGCCCCCGAGGTCGTCGCCCGGCTCGACGGGCTCGCCCGCGGGCAGGGCGCGTCCCTGTTCGAGGTCGGGTTGGCGTGCTACCAGGCGCTGCTGGCCCGGTACTGCGCGACGACGGACGTGGTCGTGGGGGTTCCCGCTGGTGACCGCCCGCTGCTGGGCGGCCAGCGGGCGATCGGCCCGCTGGACAACCCGGTGGCCATCCGCACCGAGATCACCGGTGACCCGCCGCTGCACCGCCTGGTCGAAGCGGTCCGCGCCGAGGTCGCCGCCGCCGCCGCGGCGGCCGTCCCGTTCGACCAGGTCGTCGCGCACCTGCGCGCCCCGCGGGACCTGAGCAAGCACCCCGTGTTCCAGGCGTGGTTCGAGTTGTGCGACGAGGTCGACCCGCTGCGCCTGGCCGGGGTGGAGGCCACCCGGTTCGCGCTCGGCACCGACCGGCAGTTGGTGGACCTGGCGCTGCGTTGGGAACTCCTGCCATCCGGCGCGGTGTCCGGCACCTTCGGCTACGCGACCGATCTGTTCGACCGCGCCACCATCACCCGCTTCGCCGACCACTACCTGAACTTCCTGTTCGCCGCGGCCGAGCACCCAGGTCGGCCGCTGAGCTCGGTGCAGATCTTCTTCGCGGGCGAGTGGGACGAGCAGATCCACGCGGCCAACCGCACGGACGCACCGCTGCCACCGCACCCCACCGTCGCCGCCTGGTTCGAGGACCAGGTCGCGCGCACCCCCGGGGCCACCGCGCTCGTGGCGGGCCAGCGGTCCTTCAGCTACGCCGAGCTCAACGCCCGCGCCAACCGGCTCGCGCACCACCTGCGCGGTCAGGGCATCGGGGTCGGATCGCTCGTCGCGCTGTGCCTGCCGCGCGAGGCGGACATGGTGGTCGCCGTGCTGGCGGTCTTCAAGGCGGGCGCGGCGTACCTGCCCGTCGACCCGGGCCAGCCCGCCGCCCGGATCGCGTACTACCTGGGCGACGCGGGCGCGAACCTGGTGCTCACCAAGTCGAACGTGCTCAACCGGCTACCCGCTGAGCGACCGAGAACAGTTGTCGTCGAGGACATCGCCGACGAGCTGGCTGCCGCGCCCGCGCACAACCCAGGTCCACACGCGACCGAGAACGACCTCGCGTACGTGGTCTACACCTCCGGCTCGACCGGCGCGCCCAAGGGCGTCGCGATGCCGCACCGGCCGCTGCTCAACTTGATCGCCTGGCAGGTCCGCTGGTCGGCCGCTCCAGGACCGACCTGGCAGTTCGCCGCGCTCAGCTTCGACCCCTCGTTCAAGGAGCTGTTCGGCACCCTTGTCGCGGGCGAGACCGCGGTGCTGGTCGACGACGTGCAGCGCACTGACCCGGACGAGTTGCTCACGCTGCTGCGCTCGGCCGGGGTGCGCCGGATGCTGTTCTGCCCGCCGATGGTGCTCGACGTCCTCGCGCTTTCGGCGGTGCCGCTCGACGAGCAGCCACCGCTGCGCGAGATCACGACCGGCGGCGACCGGCTGCGCCTGACCGCCACCACCAAGAAGTGGTTGGAGCAGCTGCCCGGGTTGTCGCTGACCAACGGCTACGGGCTCACCGAGACCCACTTGGTCACCGCCGCCCGGTTGACCGGAGACGTCACCGGTTGGCCGGAGCACCCGCCGGTCGGGGCCCCGTTGTCCAACGTCCGGGTCTACCTGCTCGACCACGCGATGCGGCCGGTGCCGGTCGGGGCGGTCGGCGAGATCTTCGTCGGCGGCGCGGGGGTGTCCTGGGGCTACCTCGGCCGACCCGCGGCCACCGCGCGGCGCTTCCTGCCCGACCCGTTCGCCGACGCGCCGGGCGCGCGGCTGTACCGCTCCGGCGACCTGGCCCGGCGCGGGCAGGACGGTGCGCTGGAGTTCCTCGGCCGGGCCGACCACCAGGTGAAGGTGCGCGGGCACCGCATCGAACCGGCCGAGGTCGAGGCGGCACTGATGGCGTTCCACCCCACACCGCGAGCGGCGCTGGTCGTCCCGGTCGATCGAGACGACGACGTGCGCTTGGCGGCCTACGTCGTACCGGCCGACGAGGTACCACCGGGCGGCGGGACCGGGGCGGCCGCGATCCGGGCACACCTGCGGGCCACGCTCCCATCGGCCCTGCAGCCCGCGCACGTGATGCTGTTGCCGGAGTTGCCGATGACCAGCCGGGGCAAGGTCGACCGCTCGCGGCTGCCCGCGCCGGACGAGGCGGGAGCGGCTGGTGGCCCGCTCACTCGGGCCCAGGCGGCGGTCGCCGACATCTGGCGGCACCTGCTGGGTACCCCGCGCATCGGCCCCGACGACAACTTCTTCGAACTGGGTGGCCACTCGCTGCTGGTGCCCCGGGTCTGCCACGCCCTGCTCGAGCGGTTCGGCGCCCGCGTGGCGCCGCGCGCGCTGTTCGAGAACCAGACGGTCCGCGAGGTCGCCGCCGTGGTGGCCCACGAGGAAGGGAACAAGCGATGGCGGGACGCATCGGTCTGA
- a CDS encoding DUF6002 family protein has protein sequence MTLSHTWAGKVDQLVPNVLTRYYAGLTAGARLLHTDGTDLGFGDVLGAMELPALDDDLVEFLSASEVSLHDLGDHGGRQLVLLNLMRNPRTRTTKTFGSLGIVLRAAAHVRRTGERIMLLTPTSGNKGTALRDAVGRAIAAGLVDRDQLRVVTVTPAQSRGKLRSGALSADPALARLNPVTLADVDVPVGVKDLAREVATRHGADLAARGWQLWYTLGLDNYRIADSARAFVEAEFLPGGSGRPRVHAHAVSGAWGLLGYEAGLDTLEAGGVPGVAPLALRPGFFLVQHLATPEMILSQARGGTDAALAPEYRYDQAHGVWTQDGDPLFPAVTVDPREVLDTTFYTSNPPTIPTTDRIIHSRGGGGVVVSKLECLRHYQRIRDLVTPLAVDIPADPADLHEWSLVMVLTGVFNAIERDLLPPDAEIVVHGTGSYSEQSLPSLPLGAETAVGGADDLAQVLHDVAGS, from the coding sequence ATGACGCTATCGCACACCTGGGCGGGCAAGGTCGACCAGCTCGTCCCCAACGTGCTCACCCGGTACTACGCGGGCCTGACCGCGGGCGCGCGCCTGCTCCACACCGACGGCACGGACCTCGGCTTCGGCGACGTCCTCGGCGCCATGGAGCTGCCTGCGCTCGACGACGACCTGGTCGAGTTCCTGTCCGCCTCGGAGGTGTCGCTGCACGACCTGGGTGACCACGGCGGCAGGCAGCTCGTCCTGCTGAACCTGATGCGCAACCCGCGCACCCGCACTACCAAGACGTTCGGTTCGCTCGGCATCGTGCTGCGCGCCGCCGCGCACGTCCGGCGCACCGGCGAGCGGATCATGCTGCTCACCCCGACCTCGGGCAACAAGGGCACCGCGCTGCGCGACGCGGTCGGCAGGGCCATCGCGGCGGGCCTGGTCGACCGCGACCAGTTGCGGGTCGTCACGGTCACCCCGGCCCAGTCCAGGGGCAAGCTCCGCTCCGGAGCGCTGTCGGCGGACCCGGCGCTGGCTCGGCTCAACCCGGTGACCCTCGCCGACGTCGACGTGCCGGTCGGGGTCAAGGACCTGGCCAGGGAGGTGGCCACCCGGCACGGTGCGGACCTCGCCGCGCGGGGGTGGCAGCTGTGGTACACCCTCGGGCTGGACAACTACCGGATCGCCGACTCGGCGCGCGCGTTCGTGGAGGCCGAGTTCCTGCCCGGCGGTAGCGGGCGGCCCCGGGTGCACGCGCACGCGGTCTCCGGCGCGTGGGGCCTGCTCGGGTACGAAGCGGGCCTGGACACCCTGGAGGCGGGCGGTGTGCCCGGTGTGGCGCCGTTGGCGCTTCGCCCGGGGTTCTTCCTGGTCCAGCACCTGGCGACACCGGAAATGATCCTCAGCCAGGCGCGGGGCGGCACGGATGCCGCGCTGGCGCCCGAGTACCGGTACGACCAGGCGCACGGGGTGTGGACCCAGGACGGCGACCCGCTGTTCCCCGCGGTCACCGTCGACCCGCGGGAGGTGCTGGACACCACCTTCTACACCTCGAACCCGCCGACCATCCCGACGACCGACCGGATCATCCACAGCCGGGGCGGCGGTGGCGTCGTGGTGTCCAAACTGGAGTGCTTGCGGCACTACCAGCGGATCCGGGACCTGGTCACCCCGCTGGCCGTCGACATCCCTGCGGACCCCGCTGACCTGCACGAGTGGTCGCTGGTCATGGTGCTGACCGGGGTGTTCAACGCCATCGAGCGCGACCTGCTGCCACCGGACGCGGAGATCGTCGTGCACGGTACGGGCTCCTACTCCGAGCAGTCCCTACCGTCGTTGCCGCTGGGCGCCGAGACCGCCGTGGGTGGCGCTGACGACCTCGCCCAGGTGCTGCACGACGTCGCGGGCAGCTGA